The following coding sequences are from one Leptolyngbya sp. NIES-3755 window:
- a CDS encoding hypothetical protein (hypothetical protein CYB_0622;~similar to AA sequence:cyanobase_aa:LBDG_46300): MPHKMSQKNQTAHKNHSHRYREDVPRTMLTRLIEQDAPLFSHSHLVLMYGFFQAEMAPEANQGVASWIRDCIRQYGLPSLVRFDSHRRAQIFRRDQFQPWIEPLIDQAC, encoded by the coding sequence ATGCCTCACAAAATGTCTCAAAAAAACCAAACGGCTCACAAAAATCATTCTCACCGCTATCGCGAAGACGTGCCTCGCACGATGCTCACCCGACTGATTGAACAAGACGCTCCACTGTTCTCGCATAGTCATCTGGTGTTGATGTATGGATTCTTTCAGGCAGAGATGGCTCCCGAAGCGAACCAAGGCGTAGCTTCCTGGATTCGAGACTGCATTCGACAATACGGACTACCGAGCCTGGTTCGATTTGATTCTCACCGTCGCGCTCAGATTTTCCGACGGGATCAGTTCCAACCCTGGATTGAACCCCTGATTGATCAGGCTTGCTAA
- a CDS encoding 2-methylcitrate synthase/citrate synthase II (similar to AA sequence:cyanobase_aa:LBDG_46290), whose protein sequence is MQFRQDVKLSILIVFAFIKNRKCLQICIDFLYFSARKCVIPDCEKFCKKLRDRASSGSYTTKLGNGSDKLTCDFNSASGELMTVEYRAGLEGIPATQSSISFVDGQKGILEYRGIPIQELAQHPGNTFLETAYLLIWNELPNRETLAEFEHEIQFHRRLKYRIRDMMKCFPESGHPMDALQACAAALGLFYSKRALDDPSYIRAAVVRILAKIPTMVAAFQLMRKGNDPVQPRDDLSYAANFLYMLSEEEPDPFAARIFDISLTLHAEHTINASTFSAMVTASTLTDPYAVIASAVGTLAGPLHGGASEEVINMLEEIGSVENVRPFLDDRLERKDKIMGFGHRVYKVKDPRAIILQHLAEQLFEKFGQDKYYDIAVELEKAVEEKLGHKGIYPNVDFYSGLVYRKLGIPTDLFTPVFAISRAAGWLAHWKEQLGENRIFRPTQIYTGLHNSPYIPIEKRE, encoded by the coding sequence ATGCAATTTCGTCAAGATGTAAAGCTTTCTATCTTGATAGTATTCGCTTTTATAAAAAACCGCAAATGTTTACAGATCTGTATCGATTTTTTGTATTTTTCAGCACGAAAGTGTGTTATTCCAGATTGTGAGAAGTTCTGTAAAAAATTGCGCGATCGTGCATCGTCTGGTAGTTACACTACAAAGCTGGGTAACGGATCTGATAAGTTAACTTGTGACTTTAATTCAGCCAGTGGTGAACTAATGACTGTCGAATATCGGGCAGGTCTGGAAGGCATTCCTGCAACTCAGTCCAGTATCAGTTTTGTAGACGGACAAAAAGGAATTCTGGAGTATCGTGGAATTCCGATTCAGGAACTTGCCCAGCATCCAGGCAATACCTTTTTGGAGACCGCCTACCTTTTGATTTGGAACGAACTGCCGAACCGGGAAACCTTGGCAGAGTTTGAGCATGAGATCCAGTTTCATCGTCGCTTAAAGTACAGGATTCGCGACATGATGAAGTGTTTTCCTGAAAGTGGGCATCCAATGGATGCCTTGCAAGCGTGTGCGGCGGCGTTGGGATTGTTTTACTCGAAACGGGCATTAGACGATCCGAGTTATATTCGGGCGGCAGTCGTGCGGATTTTGGCAAAGATTCCGACGATGGTGGCGGCGTTTCAATTAATGCGGAAGGGAAATGATCCAGTTCAGCCGCGTGATGATCTGAGCTATGCCGCGAATTTCCTCTATATGTTGAGCGAGGAAGAACCTGATCCATTTGCGGCTCGGATTTTCGATATCAGCCTCACGCTTCATGCAGAGCATACGATTAATGCGTCTACTTTTTCGGCAATGGTGACGGCTTCGACTTTGACTGATCCGTATGCGGTGATCGCGTCAGCGGTCGGAACGTTGGCGGGTCCGCTGCATGGTGGAGCGAGCGAAGAAGTGATCAATATGCTCGAAGAGATCGGATCAGTCGAGAATGTTAGACCATTCCTGGACGATCGCTTAGAGCGCAAGGACAAGATCATGGGCTTTGGGCATCGAGTGTACAAAGTCAAAGACCCAAGAGCGATCATTCTGCAACACCTCGCCGAACAACTGTTTGAAAAGTTTGGTCAAGATAAGTATTACGATATTGCGGTTGAACTGGAAAAAGCAGTCGAGGAAAAACTGGGACATAAGGGAATTTATCCGAACGTCGATTTCTACTCCGGATTGGTGTATCGGAAGTTAGGAATTCCGACCGATTTATTTACTCCTGTGTTCGCGATTTCTCGTGCTGCGGGATGGTTGGCGCATTGGAAAGAACAGTTAGGTGAAAACCGGATTTTTCGTCCAACACAGATCTACACGGGGCTACACAATTCGCCTTACATTCCCATTGAGAAACGAGAATGA
- a CDS encoding ABC transporter ATP-binding protein (similar to AA sequence:cyanobase_aa:LBDG_17480), whose product MLRLEHVSKIYSTGEVLKDVNWEVKPGDRIGLVGVNGAGKSTQLKIIAGEIEPTDGEVIRPSSLHIAYLTQEFEVDPTRTVREEFWRAFKEANEVHESLSEVHRAMETATPEELDKLLNKMDKLQRRFEAMDGYGLETRIEKILPEMGFDSDDGDRLVSAFSGGWQMRMSLGKILLQSPDLLLLDEPTNHLDLETIEWLENYLKELTTPMVIVSHDREFLDRLCTQIVETERGISTTYLGNYSAYLQQKQEQRDAQMSAFERQQKELEKQQAFVDRFRASATRSTQAKSREKQLDKVERIEAPDSDVRTLHFRFPPAPRSGREVVIIEDLTHMYGDKILFLGAELLIERGDHIAILGPNGAGKSTLLHLMTGSEQPVEGTIKLGDHNVIPSYFEQNQAEALDLNKTVADTIHDEVPDWKNEEVRTHLGRFLFSGDTVFKKVESLSGGEKARLALAKMLLKPANLLILDEPTNHLDIPAKEMLEEAIQNYDGSVVIVSHDRYFISQTANKIVEIRDGELRLYRGDYHYYLEKTAEEREKAKLAAIEAEQAAKAAEKRNKQKAKEKEKKAQKSA is encoded by the coding sequence ATGTTGCGACTTGAACACGTCAGCAAAATCTATTCGACTGGCGAAGTTCTGAAAGATGTGAACTGGGAAGTCAAACCTGGCGATCGAATTGGTTTGGTTGGTGTGAACGGTGCAGGCAAGTCCACGCAGTTGAAGATTATTGCAGGCGAAATCGAGCCGACAGACGGGGAAGTCATTCGTCCAAGCAGTCTGCACATTGCTTATTTGACGCAAGAATTTGAAGTTGACCCGACTCGAACCGTTCGAGAAGAGTTTTGGCGAGCATTTAAGGAAGCCAACGAAGTGCATGAATCGCTGTCTGAAGTGCATCGGGCAATGGAAACGGCAACACCGGAAGAACTCGATAAGTTGCTGAACAAGATGGACAAGTTGCAGCGACGATTCGAGGCAATGGACGGGTATGGCTTGGAAACTCGAATCGAGAAGATTCTGCCAGAGATGGGATTCGATTCGGATGATGGCGATCGATTAGTCAGCGCATTCAGTGGTGGTTGGCAGATGCGAATGAGCTTGGGTAAAATTCTGCTCCAATCTCCAGATCTCTTACTGCTAGACGAGCCGACAAACCATTTGGACTTGGAAACGATCGAATGGTTGGAGAATTACCTGAAAGAATTGACCACTCCAATGGTCATCGTGTCGCACGATCGTGAATTCCTCGATCGACTTTGTACCCAGATTGTTGAAACCGAGCGTGGCATATCGACCACTTATTTGGGCAACTATTCCGCTTACTTGCAGCAGAAACAAGAACAGCGGGATGCTCAGATGAGTGCCTTTGAGCGGCAACAGAAGGAACTCGAAAAGCAGCAGGCATTTGTCGATCGATTTCGTGCCAGTGCGACTCGAAGCACTCAAGCCAAGAGCCGTGAGAAACAATTAGACAAAGTTGAACGGATCGAAGCTCCCGATTCGGATGTTAGAACGCTGCATTTCCGATTTCCGCCTGCACCTAGAAGCGGTCGCGAAGTTGTGATCATTGAAGATCTCACTCACATGTATGGAGACAAAATTCTGTTCTTAGGTGCAGAACTGTTAATTGAACGTGGGGATCACATTGCGATTTTAGGACCGAATGGGGCTGGAAAATCAACTTTACTTCACCTGATGACAGGTAGCGAACAACCCGTCGAAGGCACGATAAAGTTAGGGGATCATAACGTGATTCCAAGTTACTTCGAGCAGAATCAAGCAGAAGCGCTAGATTTGAATAAAACTGTTGCTGATACGATTCACGACGAGGTTCCGGACTGGAAAAACGAAGAAGTTCGGACACATTTGGGGCGATTTTTGTTTAGCGGTGATACCGTTTTCAAGAAAGTAGAATCTCTCAGCGGTGGCGAGAAAGCGAGATTAGCATTAGCAAAAATGCTCCTGAAACCCGCCAATTTGCTGATTCTAGATGAGCCGACCAATCACTTGGATATTCCCGCCAAAGAAATGTTGGAAGAAGCCATTCAGAATTACGATGGCAGCGTTGTAATTGTGTCGCACGATCGATATTTCATCTCACAAACAGCAAACAAAATTGTCGAGATTCGAGACGGTGAACTCCGCTTGTATCGGGGTGATTATCACTATTATCTAGAGAAAACCGCTGAGGAAAGAGAAAAAGCAAAACTCGCAGCGATCGAGGCAGAACAAGCTGCAAAAGCCGCAGAAAAACGGAATAAACAGAAAGCCAAAGAAAAGGAAAAGAAAGCTCAAAAGAGCGCGTAA
- a CDS encoding hypothetical protein (similar to AA sequence:cyanobase_aa:Npun_R0128), with product MTSFLSQLNYDPDTIYPESDGNPMTESDPTRDYLVYSVEALNLYFQNRPDVYVSGNLFVYYERGVPDAVVSPDVFVIFGVEKKKRRTYKAWEEGNKLPSFVLEVTSKTTRGNDEQDKPQKYLRMGVLEYFQYDPTGDYLKPPLKGSRLVENRYEPIPVTTLSNGTVSIYSQTLGLDLRLTDGELRYYDPRTETKLLTHAETDQARREAEQARLEAEQARLEAEQARLEAIARLAEMGLSVEQIAIALSLSINQVQSALR from the coding sequence ATGACTTCTTTCCTAAGCCAACTCAATTACGACCCTGACACGATCTATCCGGAGTCCGATGGAAATCCCATGACCGAGAGCGACCCAACCCGCGATTATTTGGTTTACAGCGTTGAGGCGCTCAATCTCTATTTTCAAAATCGCCCAGATGTCTACGTTTCAGGTAATCTTTTTGTTTATTACGAACGAGGTGTGCCGGATGCCGTTGTTTCTCCAGATGTGTTTGTGATTTTCGGAGTCGAGAAAAAGAAACGCCGCACTTATAAAGCTTGGGAAGAAGGAAATAAACTGCCGTCGTTTGTTCTAGAAGTGACTTCTAAAACCACTCGTGGCAACGACGAACAAGACAAACCCCAGAAGTATCTACGCATGGGCGTATTAGAGTATTTTCAATACGACCCAACTGGAGATTACTTAAAACCGCCGTTGAAAGGATCACGCTTGGTTGAGAATCGATACGAACCGATTCCAGTCACAACTTTGTCCAATGGTACTGTTTCCATCTACAGTCAAACGCTTGGGCTTGATTTGAGATTAACGGATGGTGAGTTGCGATATTACGATCCACGTACAGAAACCAAGCTCTTGACTCATGCCGAGACAGATCAAGCACGACGGGAAGCAGAACAGGCAAGATTAGAGGCGGAACAAGCAAGACTAGAGGCGGAACAAGCAAGACTAGAGGCGATCGCTCGTTTAGCAGAAATGGGACTGAGTGTTGAACAGATTGCGATCGCGCTTAGTTTATCGATCAACCAAGTTCAATCTGCATTGAGGTGA
- a CDS encoding glyoxalase (similar to AA sequence:cyanobase_aa:LBDG_17580), with protein sequence MLSTPTVSLAGCLREVHHLALNVKDMQASRYFYGTILGLHELTGSEVPETLKNEVAAGKVANFKTPDGTIIDLFWEPDLTPPDPDPKKGFTRMNHFAFDIAPELFDRAVEVLHHYNVLIDHGPVTRPTGSGIYFYDPDGFLLEIRCNPAP encoded by the coding sequence ATGCTATCAACTCCTACGGTTTCTCTTGCAGGTTGTCTCCGCGAAGTGCATCATCTCGCACTCAATGTGAAAGATATGCAAGCCTCCCGCTATTTTTATGGCACTATTTTAGGGCTGCATGAACTGACCGGATCAGAAGTGCCCGAAACGCTGAAAAATGAAGTTGCCGCTGGAAAAGTTGCTAACTTCAAAACACCGGATGGAACGATTATTGATTTATTCTGGGAGCCAGATTTAACGCCGCCTGATCCTGACCCGAAAAAAGGCTTCACACGGATGAATCATTTCGCGTTTGATATTGCACCAGAATTGTTCGATCGAGCCGTCGAAGTTTTACATCATTACAACGTGTTGATCGATCACGGTCCCGTCACTCGTCCCACCGGGAGCGGAATCTACTTCTACGATCCAGATGGCTTTTTATTAGAAATCCGCTGCAATCCTGCACCATAG
- a CDS encoding hypothetical protein (similar to AA sequence:cyanobase_aa:LBDG_02330) produces MAQEQKDQEHPLWKLDREIVDGLLAGEATDWNLAELARLRIRYNGFPGARDIQADLDKVLKQWNLSEDALFEKTRTIHAESQPYKGRGAKRDDWS; encoded by the coding sequence ATGGCGCAAGAGCAAAAAGATCAGGAACATCCGTTGTGGAAACTCGATCGAGAAATTGTTGATGGTTTACTCGCAGGTGAAGCAACCGACTGGAATCTTGCAGAACTGGCACGTCTTCGGATTCGGTACAATGGCTTTCCCGGTGCACGGGACATTCAAGCGGATTTAGACAAGGTGCTCAAACAGTGGAATTTATCTGAGGATGCTTTGTTTGAGAAGACTCGGACAATTCATGCTGAATCACAACCGTACAAAGGACGCGGCGCGAAACGAGACGATTGGAGCTAG
- a CDS encoding aspartate aminotransferase (similar to AA sequence:cyanobase_aa:LBDG_44620), which yields MKFDTMIVLSVLKSGMNFNRLPSRMQAVQSPIIPIVGELIRQHPGTISLGQGVVNYPPPQSAIDQITQFLSNPNNHKYQAVEGIPALKTAIADKLRTENKIDLQNREIVVTAGSNMAFLNVVLAITDPGDEIILQTPFYFNHEMAIEIASGRAVLVPTDENYQIQPNLIQAAITERTRAIVTISPNNPTGAVYSESALRKVNQLCRDSNCFHITDEAYEYFTYSVDHFSAASIADSANHTISIFSLSKAYGFASWRIGYMVIPAFLLESVQKIQDTNVICSSVISQFAAVGALEAGRSYCEEKLKAIAQVREIVLSELETIRHICTVPQADGAFYFLLKVHTEMDTMELVKRLIQDHRVAVLPGFTFGLENGCYLRVGYGALEKETAIEGIQRLVTGLKTIVETR from the coding sequence ATGAAGTTCGATACCATGATAGTCCTAAGCGTCCTCAAATCTGGCATGAATTTCAATCGTCTTCCGTCTCGAATGCAAGCCGTTCAATCCCCGATTATTCCAATTGTTGGGGAACTGATCCGCCAACATCCAGGAACGATTTCGCTCGGTCAAGGTGTGGTGAACTATCCGCCACCTCAAAGCGCGATCGACCAAATTACGCAATTTCTCAGCAATCCGAATAATCATAAATATCAAGCTGTCGAAGGAATTCCAGCGCTGAAAACTGCGATCGCCGATAAGCTCAGAACCGAAAACAAAATCGATTTGCAGAACCGCGAAATTGTTGTCACCGCAGGCAGCAATATGGCTTTTCTCAATGTCGTTCTAGCAATTACTGATCCAGGTGATGAGATTATTCTGCAAACGCCGTTTTACTTCAATCATGAAATGGCGATCGAGATTGCGAGTGGTCGAGCGGTACTGGTTCCAACCGATGAGAACTATCAGATTCAACCAAATTTAATTCAGGCTGCAATCACAGAGCGAACTCGTGCGATCGTAACCATTTCTCCAAACAATCCAACAGGGGCAGTCTATTCCGAATCAGCATTGCGAAAAGTGAATCAACTGTGTCGCGATTCTAATTGCTTTCACATTACCGATGAGGCTTACGAATATTTTACTTACAGTGTTGATCATTTCTCTGCGGCTAGTATTGCTGATAGTGCTAACCATACGATTTCGATCTTTAGTCTCTCTAAGGCGTATGGCTTTGCAAGTTGGCGAATCGGTTACATGGTCATCCCAGCGTTTTTGCTTGAATCGGTGCAAAAGATTCAGGATACGAATGTCATTTGTTCGTCTGTGATTTCTCAGTTTGCAGCCGTTGGAGCATTGGAAGCGGGACGATCGTACTGTGAAGAGAAATTGAAAGCGATCGCTCAAGTTCGCGAAATCGTTTTATCTGAACTCGAAACGATTCGCCACATTTGCACCGTTCCTCAAGCCGATGGTGCGTTCTATTTTCTGCTCAAAGTTCACACCGAGATGGACACAATGGAATTGGTCAAACGATTGATTCAAGATCACCGAGTCGCAGTGCTTCCGGGATTCACATTCGGTTTAGAGAATGGCTGCTACTTGCGAGTGGGATATGGCGCGTTAGAAAAGGAAACTGCGATCGAGGGAATTCAACGCCTCGTCACTGGATTGAAAACGATCGTGGAAACACGCTAA
- a CDS encoding cytosine deaminase (similar to AA sequence:cyanobase_aa:LBDG_46310): MPNYDLLLRDCQLLRSVNVSERVDVAIHAGEIVEIAPHLSNAATAEMELEIQGHLVSPPFVESHIHLDSALTAGEPRWNQSGTLFEGIEIWRERKQDLSLDDVKQRAIETLKQQALQGVLFVRSHADVSEQSLTALKALLEVREEVKDWITLQVVAFPQDGIYGGAKNDELMEEAMRLGADVVGGIPHYELTREDGVRSIDRIFELAQKYDRLIDIHCDEIDDDQSRFLEVVAACAIRTEMGSKVTASHTTAFGSYNNAYAFKLLGFLKRTQLNFISNPLINITLQGRTDTYPKRRGVTRVKELWQQGMNVSLGHDCVQDPWYSLGTGNMLDVASMAIHVCQMTGTTEIDACYNMVTWGGAKTLNIENQYGIEVGKPANLIVIDAIDKYDAIRRRATVQYVISQGKLLAQTEPPKSKWRGY; this comes from the coding sequence ATGCCGAACTATGACCTTCTGCTGCGTGACTGTCAGTTGCTTCGCTCAGTCAATGTTTCCGAACGAGTGGATGTTGCGATTCATGCAGGTGAGATTGTGGAGATTGCCCCTCACCTATCGAATGCAGCAACAGCGGAGATGGAACTAGAAATCCAAGGGCATCTAGTCAGCCCTCCGTTTGTTGAGTCGCATATCCACTTAGATTCTGCTCTGACCGCAGGCGAACCCCGCTGGAACCAAAGTGGGACACTGTTTGAGGGCATCGAAATTTGGCGAGAACGCAAGCAAGATCTCTCGCTGGATGACGTGAAACAAAGAGCGATCGAGACGCTGAAACAACAGGCGTTGCAGGGGGTTCTTTTTGTGCGAAGTCACGCAGATGTAAGTGAGCAGAGTTTGACAGCGCTCAAAGCTTTGCTCGAAGTCCGTGAAGAGGTGAAAGATTGGATTACTCTGCAAGTTGTCGCGTTTCCGCAAGATGGGATCTATGGCGGGGCGAAGAATGACGAATTGATGGAAGAAGCGATGCGATTGGGTGCGGATGTGGTTGGGGGAATTCCGCATTACGAACTGACTCGTGAAGATGGAGTTCGATCGATCGATCGTATTTTTGAACTGGCGCAGAAATACGATCGCTTAATTGATATTCACTGTGATGAAATCGATGACGATCAATCTCGCTTTCTGGAAGTCGTTGCTGCTTGTGCCATTCGTACCGAAATGGGGTCAAAAGTCACTGCCAGTCACACCACTGCATTTGGTTCTTATAACAATGCGTATGCGTTCAAACTACTGGGATTTCTCAAACGCACTCAGCTTAATTTCATTTCTAATCCGCTGATCAACATTACGTTGCAAGGTCGGACTGATACTTATCCAAAACGTCGCGGAGTGACGCGAGTGAAAGAACTCTGGCAACAAGGAATGAATGTGAGCTTAGGACATGATTGTGTTCAAGATCCTTGGTACTCACTTGGTACAGGGAACATGCTCGATGTCGCATCAATGGCAATTCATGTCTGTCAAATGACTGGAACGACTGAGATTGATGCTTGCTACAACATGGTGACTTGGGGCGGTGCAAAGACATTGAACATTGAAAATCAGTATGGAATTGAAGTGGGTAAGCCTGCGAACTTGATCGTGATTGATGCGATCGACAAGTACGACGCAATCCGCCGACGTGCCACTGTGCAATATGTGATCTCTCAGGGCAAACTCTTGGCGCAAACTGAGCCACCGAAATCGAAATGGCGTGGATATTAG
- a CDS encoding cadmium resistance transporter (similar to AA sequence:cyanobase_aa:Cyan7425_2848) has translation MLWFFSTVLTGTIAFAATNIDDLFVLMLFFSQASFTKTQIYLGQYLGLSGIIACSLVGFLGGLLIPQTWIGLLGLLPIFLGIRAIVTREDDDEIQGATLPNNAITKFLLKFFQPQILSVAIVTFANGGDNIATYIPLFASLDWQRLAIVLAVFLILVAVWCSIANWLATHPAIAPVLEQYNRILVPIVLIGLGIYILIENETWQIFS, from the coding sequence ATGCTCTGGTTCTTCTCGACCGTTTTGACAGGTACGATCGCATTTGCAGCAACGAATATCGATGATTTGTTCGTGTTGATGCTGTTCTTTTCGCAGGCTTCTTTCACAAAAACTCAGATTTATCTCGGTCAGTACTTAGGACTTAGTGGAATTATCGCCTGTAGTCTCGTCGGATTTCTGGGAGGCTTACTGATTCCGCAAACTTGGATTGGTTTGCTCGGACTTTTACCGATTTTTCTGGGAATTCGAGCGATCGTCACTCGTGAGGATGACGACGAAATTCAAGGCGCAACTCTGCCGAACAATGCCATTACTAAGTTCCTTCTGAAATTCTTCCAGCCTCAGATTTTGAGTGTTGCGATCGTCACTTTTGCAAATGGTGGAGATAATATCGCAACATACATTCCTTTATTTGCAAGTTTGGATTGGCAGCGATTAGCGATCGTATTAGCAGTCTTTCTCATTCTCGTTGCGGTTTGGTGTTCGATCGCGAATTGGTTAGCGACTCATCCCGCGATCGCGCCTGTGTTGGAACAATACAATCGAATCCTTGTTCCGATCGTGCTCATCGGTTTAGGAATTTACATCTTGATCGAGAACGAAACTTGGCAAATCTTTTCCTAG
- a CDS encoding 2,3-bisphosphoglycerate-independent phosphoglycerate mutase (similar to AA sequence:cyanobase_aa:LBDG_17470): protein MKGQNNMGQPPVSPVVLIILDGWGYREDRDGNAIAQAHTPVMNSLWAAYPHTLIRTSGKDVGLPDGQMGNSEVGHLNLGAGRVVPQELVRISDAVEDKSLLKNPKLVEVCEEVRSRGSKLHLIGLCSDGGVHAHISHLVGLLELAKSQGIEQVCIHAITDGRDTTPMSGVEELQKLQLEIDRLGIGRIVTVSGRYYAMDRDRRWDRVEKAYKVMAATEEGTGQSAIDVLKTSYEAGITDEFIEPVRIAPGAVESGDGVIFFNFRPDRARQLTQALVDPKFAGFERSLIKPLSFVTFTQYDPSLSVKVAFEPQNFNNILGEVVSRHGLRQLRTAETEKYAHVTYFFNGGLEEPFPGEDRELVPSPMVLTYDKKPAMSAEKVTEGAIAAIEKRIYSMIILNYANPDMVGHTGQIEATIEALETVDRCLGRLLEAINRAGGTALITADHGNAEQMWDENHNPWTAHTTNPVPFILVEGEGLKIPGHGTEVSLREDGRLADVAPTILEILKLPIPEEMTGRSLIEKAEFDVRANRTPVKIAR from the coding sequence GTGAAAGGGCAGAACAATATGGGGCAACCGCCTGTTTCTCCTGTGGTGCTTATTATTCTTGACGGCTGGGGGTACCGAGAAGATCGCGACGGTAACGCGATCGCACAAGCTCACACGCCTGTAATGAATAGCTTATGGGCAGCGTATCCTCACACGCTGATTCGCACATCGGGCAAGGATGTGGGATTGCCAGACGGTCAAATGGGCAACTCAGAAGTCGGACATCTCAATCTTGGTGCAGGGCGCGTCGTTCCCCAAGAATTAGTGCGAATTTCCGACGCTGTAGAAGATAAGAGCCTGCTCAAGAATCCTAAGTTGGTTGAAGTTTGCGAAGAAGTACGATCGCGAGGATCAAAGCTGCATTTGATCGGTTTGTGTTCGGATGGCGGCGTTCATGCTCATATTTCGCACCTTGTCGGATTGCTCGAATTAGCCAAATCGCAAGGGATTGAACAAGTCTGCATTCATGCGATCACCGATGGACGCGATACCACCCCAATGTCGGGAGTCGAAGAACTTCAGAAATTACAGCTTGAGATCGATCGTCTAGGGATCGGGCGAATTGTAACGGTGAGCGGTCGCTATTATGCAATGGATCGCGATCGACGTTGGGATCGCGTTGAGAAAGCCTACAAAGTCATGGCCGCGACCGAAGAAGGCACAGGACAAAGCGCGATTGATGTGCTAAAAACTTCCTACGAAGCAGGGATCACCGACGAATTTATCGAACCCGTTCGGATTGCACCAGGAGCGGTTGAGTCTGGAGACGGTGTAATCTTCTTCAACTTCCGACCCGATCGAGCGCGACAACTGACGCAAGCCCTTGTTGATCCCAAGTTTGCTGGATTTGAACGATCGTTGATCAAGCCGCTTTCATTTGTCACCTTTACGCAATACGATCCCTCGCTTTCCGTTAAAGTTGCATTTGAGCCACAGAATTTTAACAACATCCTCGGAGAAGTCGTTTCCCGTCATGGATTGCGCCAACTGCGAACGGCTGAAACCGAGAAATATGCTCACGTCACTTACTTCTTCAATGGTGGTTTGGAAGAACCTTTCCCTGGAGAAGATCGCGAATTAGTACCGAGTCCAATGGTGCTGACCTACGATAAGAAGCCTGCCATGTCAGCGGAGAAAGTGACCGAAGGTGCGATCGCGGCAATTGAGAAGCGCATCTATTCAATGATTATCCTCAACTATGCAAACCCTGATATGGTTGGGCATACGGGACAAATTGAAGCCACGATCGAGGCATTGGAAACCGTCGATCGATGTTTGGGACGATTGTTAGAAGCAATTAACCGAGCAGGCGGAACTGCATTGATCACCGCCGACCATGGAAACGCTGAACAGATGTGGGACGAAAACCACAATCCTTGGACAGCACACACGACGAATCCAGTTCCATTCATTCTCGTAGAAGGCGAAGGGCTGAAGATTCCAGGACATGGAACTGAGGTCTCGCTGAGAGAAGATGGACGACTGGCAGATGTAGCTCCGACGATTTTAGAGATCTTGAAGCTGCCGATTCCTGAAGAAATGACGGGTCGTTCATTAATTGAGAAAGCCGAATTCGATGTCAGAGCAAATCGGACTCCGGTGAAGATTGCGCGATAG
- a CDS encoding hypothetical protein (conserved hypothetical protein;~similar to AA sequence:cyanobase_aa:LBDG_17490), producing MLLHITDRERAIAAKQSGTYRADSLDTEGFIHCSTTEQVIWVANQFYRGQSSLVLLVIDVDRVHAEVKYEPVEGVGDFPHLYGELNADAIVEIIDFLPNSDGSFTLPKQLLT from the coding sequence ATGTTGCTGCACATTACCGATCGAGAACGTGCGATCGCAGCAAAACAATCGGGAACTTACCGAGCCGATTCACTCGATACCGAAGGATTCATTCATTGTTCAACGACTGAGCAAGTGATTTGGGTTGCGAATCAGTTTTATCGGGGACAATCTTCGCTCGTGCTGTTGGTGATCGATGTCGATCGTGTTCATGCTGAGGTGAAATACGAACCCGTCGAAGGAGTTGGAGACTTTCCTCATCTCTATGGGGAACTGAATGCGGATGCGATCGTTGAAATCATCGATTTTCTGCCCAATTCTGACGGCTCTTTCACATTGCCAAAGCAGTTGTTAACTTAA